From Campylobacter showae:
AGCTATCTAGCTGCCACACCGGTATAGTCGGAGGTTACGCTATCGAGGGGCACGTGCCGGCCGAAGAGATAAAGGCGCTTTTAGCCGCCAAACCGGCTGACGTCGTAGGTATCTCGGTACCCGGCATGCCGCTGGGAAGCCACGGCATGGAGCAGGGCGGCATCGTCGAGGACTATGATGTGATCGCGTTTAAAAAGGACGGTACGAGCGAAATTTTCGCAAGCTATAAAAACGGCAAGAAGGTAAAATAATTTAGCGAGTTCGGCGTAAAATTTACCAACGCCGCGGCCATCGTTTTACCGGGTTTCGCGGCGATTTTTACCGCGAGACTGTTTTTTAAATTTGAGTGCCGCATCTCGTCAAATTTAGCGCAAAATCAAGCTAAATTTAACCCCCGCCGCTGTATCATTAAAAATAAATTTACAAAGGAGCGGGCGTGGCGAGAGTGATTTTTATCATGTTTATTTTGGGCTTTCTTACGTGGCTTTATATGGGCGGCACGACCAAAACGGTGGCTGATTA
This genomic window contains:
- a CDS encoding DUF411 domain-containing protein gives rise to the protein MKKTILGFALFSALASAALGGETIEVYKSPDCGCCGKWGEIMKKNGFEIVEHKTNAIIETKNKYGVPLELSSCHTGIVGGYAIEGHVPAEEIKALLAAKPADVVGISVPGMPLGSHGMEQGGIVEDYDVIAFKKDGTSEIFASYKNGKKVK